A genomic region of Pseudomonadota bacterium contains the following coding sequences:
- a CDS encoding tetratricopeptide repeat protein, with protein MKNGKKKKNRKSGSAIGRLRPQSRDELFLLGLAHHKAGRFGYAASLYRQAMAISPDDVELLFNLGIVCHSLDDLEGALRHYSEALKYDPGNLLILRKKGAALQELGNLQEAAQAYGDVVALAREDIEAHHCLGIILYELWQLDQAAGFFEKCLRLNDSHPHAAYNLGLVRYGQGRLEEAVSCFNRNLEIDPENGNALYNLGTILRQLGRNEAAGRHLRAALKANPLDVDVLFNLGIVSKDLGELDEAIQFFKLALKIDPQNGVILRGLGLIHHLRNEIDQAIEAYGRAFATADSLEADNHMLSALMGRMAHSVPRQYVENLFDGYALNFEKSLTAMKYEIPARLKQALLNLPGIPGHFEKALDLGCGTGLSGMQFRPIVGWLAGVDLSAKMLEKAAAKEVYDTLSQGDLVEFLNNVEERFALYLLTDVIIYFGNLTPLFDALNKCTAAGDRVLFSTEFCNMKEEYMLRQSGRFAHSSDYINRLADRFSFHVEFCESAGIREEKGEWTMGEMYILSRI; from the coding sequence ATGAAGAACGGAAAAAAGAAAAAGAATCGAAAGTCCGGATCGGCAATTGGCCGACTCCGTCCACAGAGTCGGGATGAGCTGTTTCTTCTCGGACTGGCGCACCATAAGGCAGGCAGGTTTGGTTACGCCGCATCGTTGTATCGCCAGGCCATGGCGATTTCCCCGGATGATGTCGAGCTTCTGTTCAATCTTGGTATTGTCTGCCACAGTCTTGATGATCTTGAAGGAGCGCTCCGGCACTATTCGGAAGCCCTTAAATATGATCCTGGAAATCTCTTGATTCTGAGGAAGAAGGGGGCGGCGCTGCAGGAACTTGGCAATCTGCAGGAGGCGGCTCAGGCCTATGGTGATGTCGTTGCCCTTGCCCGGGAAGATATCGAAGCGCATCATTGCCTCGGCATTATTTTGTATGAGCTGTGGCAGCTTGATCAGGCCGCAGGCTTTTTTGAAAAATGTCTCCGGCTGAACGACTCACATCCCCATGCAGCATATAACCTTGGCCTGGTTAGATACGGCCAGGGGCGCCTCGAAGAGGCGGTTTCCTGTTTTAACCGCAACCTGGAGATCGATCCGGAAAACGGCAATGCCCTCTATAATCTCGGGACGATCCTGCGTCAACTGGGGAGAAATGAAGCGGCTGGCCGGCATCTTCGCGCCGCACTTAAAGCTAATCCCCTGGATGTGGATGTTCTTTTCAACCTCGGCATCGTATCCAAGGATCTTGGCGAGCTTGACGAGGCTATCCAGTTTTTCAAACTGGCCCTTAAAATAGATCCTCAAAACGGTGTTATCTTAAGAGGGCTTGGACTCATTCATCATTTACGAAATGAAATTGACCAGGCAATAGAGGCGTATGGCCGCGCATTTGCCACCGCTGACAGCCTGGAAGCCGATAATCATATGCTTTCGGCGTTGATGGGCAGGATGGCGCATTCGGTGCCCAGGCAGTATGTGGAGAATCTTTTTGACGGCTATGCCCTTAATTTTGAAAAGAGTCTGACTGCCATGAAATATGAGATTCCGGCCCGCCTGAAACAGGCGCTGCTGAATCTCCCAGGCATTCCCGGACATTTTGAAAAGGCCCTTGATCTCGGGTGCGGCACCGGTTTGTCCGGGATGCAGTTCAGGCCCATCGTCGGTTGGCTGGCCGGGGTGGATCTGTCGGCAAAAATGCTTGAAAAGGCGGCAGCAAAGGAGGTCTATGACACCCTGTCCCAGGGTGACCTCGTTGAATTCCTCAATAATGTTGAGGAGCGCTTTGCGCTTTATCTGCTCACCGATGTTATCATTTATTTCGGGAACCTTACCCCTCTTTTCGATGCTCTGAATAAATGCACAGCTGCAGGCGACAGGGTTCTGTTTTCAACTGAATTCTGCAATATGAAAGAAGAGTATATGTTGAGGCAGTCCGGTCGCTTCGCTCATTCGTCGGATTATATCAACAGGCTTGCCGACAGATTCTCCTTCCACGTCGAGTTTTGTGAGTCTGCCGGGATTCGTGAGGAGAAGGGTGAGTGGACCATGGGTGAGATGTACATCCTGTCCAGGATATAA
- a CDS encoding tetratricopeptide repeat protein, with protein sequence MNKHDSRNRNHSAGYPESTADLQSLFTEALSQHQAGNYPEAEQLYNRVLAQIPENINLLCNLGALYREMKDPASAVTCLQQARAIDPENPIVNLNLGATLEEYNDMQGALNCYRKALRTDPNDPRILNNLGKALYLQGKTEEALNYLNRAVMIAPDYPLAQNNLGVLLCALGRTSEAIDCFKQSLATNPQDSATLYNLAGALNTAGNETEAESFYQQALAADQHNAAARHMLAAISGTPTHKAPADYVVDTFDRYAAHFDYQLTEKLGYQVPGILKDALIQTIGDTRFAHGLDLGCGTGLSGLAFRGLTKTLSGVDLSERMLEKAESKNIYDKLYKDDLISFLEKTEDKFDLFIATDVFIYIGDLLRIFKTIRERAASSAYLAFSIETAGEVRDYELRSSGRYAQSADYIHRLAAECGFTVAADQEQNIRKEQGQWINGRIFILKIA encoded by the coding sequence ATGAATAAACACGACTCAAGAAACAGAAACCACAGCGCGGGATATCCCGAATCAACCGCCGATCTGCAAAGCCTCTTCACCGAGGCGTTGTCACAGCATCAAGCCGGCAATTATCCGGAAGCTGAACAGCTGTATAATCGCGTCCTTGCGCAGATCCCTGAAAACATCAATCTGCTCTGCAACCTGGGCGCCCTCTACAGAGAGATGAAAGATCCGGCATCCGCAGTAACCTGCCTGCAACAGGCCAGGGCCATTGATCCTGAAAATCCCATAGTCAACCTCAATCTCGGTGCGACCCTCGAGGAATATAACGATATGCAAGGTGCATTAAATTGCTATCGAAAAGCACTGCGAACCGATCCTAATGACCCAAGAATTCTGAACAATCTTGGCAAAGCTCTGTATCTGCAGGGGAAGACTGAGGAAGCACTGAACTATCTCAACCGGGCGGTGATGATCGCTCCGGATTATCCTCTGGCGCAGAATAATCTGGGCGTGCTGCTCTGCGCCCTGGGGCGTACATCCGAAGCCATTGATTGCTTCAAACAATCCCTGGCGACAAATCCCCAAGACAGCGCAACCCTCTATAACCTGGCAGGTGCGCTGAATACGGCAGGCAACGAGACTGAAGCTGAATCCTTTTACCAACAGGCTCTTGCCGCTGATCAGCACAATGCCGCGGCCCGCCATATGCTCGCGGCGATCAGTGGCACTCCAACGCACAAGGCGCCCGCTGACTACGTGGTGGACACCTTTGACCGGTATGCCGCCCATTTCGACTATCAGCTGACTGAAAAACTCGGATATCAGGTGCCGGGAATACTGAAAGATGCCTTGATACAAACCATCGGCGACACACGCTTTGCACATGGCCTTGATCTCGGCTGCGGCACCGGCCTTTCCGGTCTTGCCTTTCGTGGTCTGACCAAGACCCTCTCCGGGGTTGATCTGTCCGAACGAATGCTGGAAAAAGCCGAATCCAAAAATATCTACGACAAACTCTACAAAGACGACCTCATCTCTTTTCTTGAAAAAACAGAAGACAAATTCGATCTTTTCATCGCAACGGACGTTTTTATATATATCGGTGACCTGCTGCGGATTTTTAAAACGATCAGGGAAAGAGCGGCAAGCTCTGCTTATCTTGCCTTTTCCATTGAGACGGCGGGCGAGGTTCGGGATTATGAACTGCGATCTTCAGGAAGATATGCACAGTCGGCGGATTATATTCACCGACTTGCAGCTGAGTGCGGATTTACCGTTGCAGCTGACCAGGAGCAGAATATCCGCAAGGAACAGGGTCAGTGGATCAACGGCAGAATATTTATCCTCAAGATTGCCTGA
- a CDS encoding DUF4384 domain-containing protein, whose product MKSYPISRMKRLCFILMTMIFTGAAGADEAYANQQHSSFLIFSATAYSFQDGQEPSRAEDLARNRAISFGLENCRQYLKDAGLTEKDYEFLPGEDGKLLRILDSSRIDANRTGKQLAGIRIIGEVQLRTNASVVQSAKGPLQVSVSGKKDQYRKDDEIIFTIQGNKGFYGNLINQNATGEIIQLLPNRLKKTVYFEETRPHLFPDQKRGETFHLIVDEPYGNEKIFLFASTEEFEPLLDRYKGVFGTIKESMNSVRDTLTAHLVKTLQAHDARVTFYCLPLSIAEMEFSTAP is encoded by the coding sequence GTGAAATCTTACCCAATATCCCGCATGAAACGCCTGTGTTTCATTTTAATGACCATGATCTTCACAGGAGCAGCCGGTGCAGATGAAGCGTATGCGAATCAGCAGCACTCATCTTTCCTGATCTTTTCCGCAACCGCTTACTCATTTCAGGATGGACAGGAACCCTCCCGGGCTGAAGATCTGGCCCGCAACCGGGCGATAAGTTTCGGGCTGGAAAATTGCCGGCAATATCTCAAGGATGCCGGACTTACCGAAAAAGACTATGAATTTCTTCCCGGCGAGGATGGGAAATTGCTGAGGATACTCGACTCGTCCCGGATTGATGCAAACCGGACAGGAAAACAGCTTGCCGGTATTCGAATTATCGGCGAAGTGCAATTACGCACCAATGCTTCCGTGGTTCAATCGGCAAAGGGGCCGCTGCAGGTCAGTGTATCGGGCAAAAAAGACCAATACAGAAAAGACGATGAAATCATCTTCACCATCCAGGGTAATAAAGGATTTTACGGAAATCTGATTAATCAGAATGCAACCGGCGAGATTATTCAACTGCTTCCCAATCGGCTGAAAAAAACAGTCTATTTTGAAGAAACAAGGCCACATTTATTCCCTGACCAAAAAAGAGGCGAGACTTTTCACCTGATTGTTGACGAGCCATACGGTAACGAAAAAATATTCCTGTTTGCCAGCACCGAGGAATTTGAACCGCTGCTTGACAGATATAAGGGTGTGTTTGGGACGATAAAGGAAAGCATGAACTCGGTACGGGATACATTGACCGCACATCTGGTCAAAACTTTACAGGCTCATGATGCACGGGTTACTTTTTACTGTCTGCCCTTATCAATAGCTGAAATGGAATTCAGCACAGCCCCATGA
- a CDS encoding protein kinase, giving the protein MLEKLGKYEIIGELGKGAMGTVYKGTDPMIGRTVAIKTINKSALESEAAGEMIARFKQEAQSAGRLSHPNIVVIYDYGEEGDIAFISMGYVEGRELKSYFDKNELFSLQGIVNIMNQLLDALAFAHQQGIIHRDIKPSNIMVKENGHIMITDFGIARIESSELTQIGTTMGTPNYMSPEQCMGQRVDGRADIFSAGVILYQLLTGEKPFAGGSLASIYHKILNIDPIPPSDLNLHIPRSFDAVIAKSLAKRPEDRFQTATEFAEAIKQAATATDTKGASASVFGNSMSSGGSDDATRVDGAGPNQSPVAPQAPPKRTDATVIDKLMGEIPTAPTVATKSNKGLFIGIAVFLLLCIGGGIFFISNSGKEQPKTDQANTALSTIAATQPPLPSTGLVSFTTLPPEISVHSPEKGRIGTTPLELELTPGIYEFTLSRDGYYDVALAISVIDKGNIPMNINMQKK; this is encoded by the coding sequence ATGTTAGAAAAACTCGGTAAATATGAAATAATCGGCGAACTGGGCAAGGGCGCCATGGGAACGGTTTACAAAGGCACTGATCCGATGATCGGCCGGACTGTTGCCATAAAGACAATCAACAAAAGCGCCCTTGAATCCGAAGCCGCAGGTGAGATGATTGCCCGTTTCAAACAGGAAGCCCAGTCTGCCGGCCGTTTGAGCCATCCCAATATTGTGGTGATATATGATTACGGCGAAGAAGGCGATATCGCCTTTATTTCCATGGGGTATGTGGAAGGCCGGGAGTTGAAATCCTATTTTGACAAAAACGAGCTTTTTTCCCTGCAGGGCATCGTCAATATAATGAACCAGCTTCTCGATGCCCTGGCATTTGCCCACCAGCAGGGGATAATCCACCGGGACATCAAGCCCAGCAATATCATGGTCAAGGAAAACGGCCATATCATGATTACCGATTTCGGCATCGCCCGCATCGAATCCTCGGAACTCACCCAGATCGGCACCACCATGGGGACCCCAAATTACATGAGTCCGGAGCAATGCATGGGCCAGAGGGTTGACGGCCGGGCTGACATCTTTTCCGCAGGGGTCATCCTCTATCAATTGCTCACCGGGGAAAAGCCTTTTGCCGGCGGCTCCCTTGCCTCGATCTATCATAAGATTCTGAATATCGACCCAATCCCGCCGTCGGATCTGAACCTGCACATTCCCCGATCATTTGATGCGGTTATTGCCAAGAGCCTTGCAAAACGACCCGAAGACCGCTTTCAGACCGCCACCGAATTTGCCGAAGCAATTAAACAGGCCGCTACTGCCACTGACACGAAAGGCGCCAGCGCCTCGGTATTCGGCAATTCAATGAGCAGCGGCGGCTCTGATGATGCCACCAGGGTTGACGGCGCAGGTCCAAATCAAAGCCCTGTTGCGCCCCAGGCTCCACCGAAAAGGACTGATGCCACAGTAATTGACAAACTCATGGGCGAAATTCCCACTGCACCAACCGTTGCGACCAAGTCGAATAAGGGCCTGTTTATAGGTATTGCAGTTTTCTTATTGCTTTGCATTGGTGGAGGAATCTTCTTCATATCCAATTCAGGGAAAGAACAACCGAAAACCGATCAGGCCAATACGGCTCTTTCCACAATAGCAGCAACCCAACCGCCCCTGCCGTCTACAGGACTTGTATCATTTACGACCTTGCCTCCGGAAATATCCGTTCACAGCCCCGAAAAAGGCAGGATCGGCACCACTCCACTGGAGCTTGAGCTTACGCCAGGAATATATGAATTCACCTTGAGTCGCGACGGTTATTATGATGTGGCGCTGGCGATTTCGGTAATTGATAAGGGGAATATTCCCATGAATATCAATATGCAAAAAAAATGA
- a CDS encoding OmpA family protein, with product MKTAVISLSLLLLLGSTAVAEDLNFQSTSEGIIQQLKTKNNGGSQDDSGMVEMQSGESMSFQTNTIKVVEDKDYAEAVLDSAKKEDSRVNLKVEFDINSFAVRPESSQILVELANAMKSQELQGQTFTINGHTDSVGSEEYNRNLSLSRAETIKQFLTANGIEEARIKTAGFGEENPLVENDTPENRQLNRRVEIVAE from the coding sequence ATGAAAACCGCAGTTATTTCTCTTTCTCTCTTGTTATTGCTGGGATCCACAGCAGTTGCCGAGGACTTGAACTTTCAAAGCACATCCGAAGGAATTATTCAGCAATTAAAAACAAAGAATAATGGCGGCAGCCAGGACGACTCCGGGATGGTTGAGATGCAGTCGGGCGAATCCATGTCGTTCCAGACAAACACCATCAAGGTGGTAGAAGACAAAGATTACGCCGAAGCGGTTCTGGACTCAGCCAAGAAAGAGGACTCCCGGGTTAACCTGAAAGTTGAGTTTGATATCAACTCCTTTGCCGTCCGTCCGGAATCATCTCAAATCCTCGTCGAACTTGCAAATGCCATGAAAAGCCAGGAACTTCAGGGACAGACCTTTACAATCAACGGTCATACAGATTCAGTGGGCAGCGAGGAATACAATCGGAACCTCAGCCTCAGCCGGGCAGAAACCATCAAGCAATTCCTTACTGCAAACGGCATTGAAGAAGCACGCATAAAAACCGCAGGCTTCGGGGAAGAAAATCCTCTTGTGGAAAACGACACACCTGAAAATCGTCAGTTGAACCGAAGGGTGGAGATTGTCGCCGAGTAA
- a CDS encoding DUF481 domain-containing protein has product MNVKRILVLACAVSVIAFNVQAEEGKWSDEAELSYVETRGNSLVSTFSAKNLFKYKFTEKIDGAWKIAALNSKSEGTRSAENYSTEARANYSITERFYASAIGGWLKDNYSGIDARYYAGPAAGYKVLLGPEHFLHGEGGLDYVMEDYRDGTDSNYLRGRLFSAYEYHFNKKNKFSQSLEYLYDFDNSENYNAISITAVTSSVNDYMSLKASYEIRYDNVPVPASLEDKDTIFSVALVFNFN; this is encoded by the coding sequence ATGAATGTGAAAAGGATACTTGTCCTTGCATGTGCCGTATCGGTCATTGCTTTTAATGTCCAGGCGGAAGAGGGCAAATGGAGTGATGAGGCGGAATTGTCGTATGTTGAAACGCGGGGAAATTCCCTGGTGTCAACTTTTTCAGCCAAGAATCTATTTAAATACAAGTTTACCGAAAAAATTGACGGTGCCTGGAAAATTGCTGCTTTAAACAGCAAGAGTGAAGGGACCAGAAGCGCTGAAAATTATTCCACTGAAGCCCGGGCCAATTATTCCATCACTGAACGGTTCTATGCATCTGCAATTGGTGGTTGGCTCAAAGATAATTACTCAGGAATCGATGCGCGGTATTATGCAGGCCCTGCGGCCGGGTATAAGGTACTCCTGGGACCGGAACATTTCCTCCACGGTGAGGGTGGTCTTGATTATGTCATGGAAGACTACAGAGACGGCACGGACAGTAATTACCTGCGGGGCAGGCTTTTTTCAGCCTATGAGTATCATTTTAACAAGAAGAATAAGTTCAGTCAGTCCCTGGAATATCTGTATGATTTTGACAACAGTGAAAATTATAATGCAATATCCATTACCGCAGTTACTTCTTCGGTAAATGATTATATGTCGCTCAAGGCAAGTTACGAAATCAGATACGATAACGTGCCGGTACCGGCAAGCCTCGAAGACAAGGACACAATCTTTTCTGTGGCGCTGGTGTTTAACTTCAATTGA
- a CDS encoding GIY-YIG nuclease family protein, with protein MQKNQNWYTYMVRCNDGTYYTGITNDLEKRLKAHNDGSGAKYTMPRRPVKLVYCETYPDRSEATQREIQLKKFTKAQKEILISDGDA; from the coding sequence ATGCAAAAAAATCAAAACTGGTACACCTATATGGTCCGCTGCAATGACGGCACCTATTATACCGGCATTACCAATGATCTTGAGAAACGCCTGAAAGCACACAATGATGGATCCGGAGCAAAATACACCATGCCGCGTCGACCGGTGAAACTGGTGTATTGTGAAACATATCCCGACAGGTCCGAGGCGACTCAACGGGAAATCCAGCTCAAAAAGTTCACAAAAGCCCAAAAGGAGATATTGATAAGTGACGGAGATGCGTGA
- a CDS encoding response regulator: MTIIQLISALLVGAGTIFLAASIKKGLRVRRLAPHTHQQSWLIITLLMFFFVACYIAFVTLLVADIPFPLESITGLVFLGGAFFVFLIINMSESTIHTINESENRLRFANDTLETRVLERTKEINATNTTLNKEIKERTRAQNELKNSYFEIDQLINTAVHGIRVIDTEFNMLRVNQAFLDLIGFTGLQEEIIGKKCYDIFAGVYCGTENCPMEFLPKTKKRLTVEVEKKRLDGSIVPCSLTAAPFFNPEGEIIGIIEDFNDITVYRDAVLTQKVAKEAAQRASLAKSEFLANMSHEIRTPMNGIMGMTGLILQTDLNPEQREFMKILESSAESLLAVINDILDFSKIEAGKFQLHETPFRLADTVENAAHDFAGPAAEKNIELLCRVKPNVPDHLIGDPGKIRQILANLIGNAIKFTEKGEVMVTAELDQDLNNHSIIQFIVRDTGIGIPQDKINDLFDSFTQADTSSTRKYGGTGLGLSIARQLVALMGGRIGIESVEGKGSTFTFTLRLGKQPEPQGVEDIQETPEYSKKIRILLAEDNLVNQKVATNILTKQGYEVTTASNGLEALKAYKSDTFDLILMDVQMPEMDGFEATRKIRDMEKETGANIPIIALTAHDMEGYKDKCIAAGMNDHTSKPIRKDLLLNAIENATRTA, translated from the coding sequence ATGACCATCATTCAACTTATCTCCGCATTATTGGTTGGCGCCGGTACGATTTTCCTGGCGGCTTCAATAAAAAAAGGACTCCGTGTAAGGCGGCTTGCGCCGCACACTCATCAACAGTCCTGGTTGATTATTACCCTGCTGATGTTTTTCTTTGTTGCCTGCTATATTGCGTTTGTCACCCTTCTTGTCGCAGATATTCCTTTTCCGCTGGAATCCATCACCGGCCTGGTCTTTCTGGGCGGCGCCTTCTTCGTATTCCTGATTATTAATATGTCGGAAAGCACCATACATACAATCAATGAAAGCGAAAATCGCCTGCGGTTTGCCAACGATACACTTGAAACCCGCGTGTTGGAGCGGACCAAAGAAATTAATGCAACAAATACGACGCTCAACAAAGAAATCAAGGAACGCACCAGGGCTCAGAATGAGCTGAAAAACTCCTATTTTGAAATAGATCAATTAATCAATACCGCCGTTCACGGTATCAGGGTTATTGATACAGAATTTAACATGCTTCGAGTAAATCAGGCCTTTTTGGACTTGATCGGTTTCACAGGTCTACAGGAAGAAATCATCGGCAAGAAATGTTATGATATTTTTGCCGGAGTTTATTGCGGCACTGAAAACTGCCCCATGGAGTTTCTTCCAAAAACTAAAAAACGGCTGACCGTGGAGGTAGAAAAAAAACGGCTGGACGGTTCCATTGTTCCCTGCAGTCTGACTGCGGCGCCTTTTTTCAATCCTGAAGGTGAAATTATAGGAATCATTGAAGATTTCAACGATATCACAGTATACCGAGACGCCGTTCTTACCCAGAAGGTCGCCAAGGAGGCGGCCCAACGCGCAAGTCTTGCAAAAAGTGAATTCCTTGCCAATATGAGCCATGAAATCCGCACGCCGATGAACGGCATCATGGGTATGACCGGCCTTATTCTGCAAACCGATCTCAACCCCGAGCAGCGGGAATTCATGAAGATATTGGAGTCCTCCGCTGAATCACTGCTGGCAGTAATCAATGACATTCTGGATTTTTCCAAAATTGAGGCGGGTAAATTCCAGTTGCATGAAACTCCCTTTCGCCTGGCGGATACCGTGGAAAATGCAGCTCACGATTTTGCCGGGCCTGCTGCGGAAAAAAATATTGAGTTACTCTGCCGGGTAAAACCGAATGTCCCGGACCACCTGATCGGCGATCCCGGAAAGATCAGACAGATACTTGCCAATCTCATTGGCAATGCCATTAAATTCACTGAAAAAGGTGAAGTCATGGTCACTGCTGAACTCGATCAGGACTTAAATAATCATTCAATAATACAATTCATTGTCAGAGACACGGGTATCGGCATTCCTCAGGACAAGATCAATGATCTTTTTGACAGCTTCACTCAGGCCGACACCTCCAGCACAAGAAAATACGGCGGCACCGGTCTCGGTTTATCAATTGCCCGTCAGTTGGTGGCATTAATGGGTGGAAGGATTGGAATAGAAAGCGTTGAAGGAAAAGGAAGCACCTTTACTTTCACTCTCAGGCTTGGCAAACAGCCCGAACCGCAAGGTGTTGAAGATATCCAAGAAACCCCTGAATATTCAAAAAAAATACGCATCCTCCTGGCGGAGGATAATCTGGTAAACCAGAAGGTAGCCACCAACATCCTTACCAAACAAGGGTATGAGGTAACTACCGCGTCTAATGGCCTTGAGGCTCTCAAAGCATATAAGTCCGACACCTTCGATCTTATCCTTATGGATGTCCAGATGCCGGAAATGGATGGTTTTGAGGCCACCCGCAAAATACGTGATATGGAAAAAGAAACCGGGGCCAACATCCCGATCATTGCCCTCACCGCTCATGACATGGAAGGGTACAAAGACAAATGTATCGCCGCGGGCATGAATGATCATACTTCAAAACCGATACGAAAAGACTTATTGCTTAACGCCATCGAAAACGCCACCCGTACCGCTTAA
- a CDS encoding DNA mismatch repair protein MutS has translation MDNDKLIIDLNYRKQIINEQLEANAFDSYKMFDLLSETVLDKRTLLMIEIHDLYKSINHTRTMVGAARLFHSLHSPLDSIDIIHAKQESLMELEANHKLRDAVHDLIEKFSDQEKDLFKLLNVNYLPIFPYRTLKRAVKAMETLISSVENIPQPETIYLDSLVKIIKNYGKTEESRLVSKPTFRTFDGIKTRDEKHFYTPALRFRPGWLSFGAIAPSIPLILSLGAGIFGFIDYAVAKSLVLLTGGGVLLGGVYAFLLKPFIDDELAILPIRQRLISSDYFTSTIEAVACLDELLSFIAFQEGIPHDTVIPEITNQERHYFVAKDLMNPIIAKNDKNYVGNDVNLDGVGLTFITGPNSGGKTTFCKTIAQNQLLGQIGSPIVASSAQMNVADKIVYQAPAFDSLSDPEGRFGTELKRTRDIFFDVTPKSLAILDEIAEGTTMHERLPVSAAILNGFYAKVTNTILVTHNYELVEMFQEMNRGQALQVEFKDNKPTHRIIPGISRDSHAEIVVKKLGFTPEDIQQHLRKNGYI, from the coding sequence ATGGATAATGACAAGTTAATTATCGATCTTAATTATCGAAAGCAGATCATCAACGAACAGCTGGAAGCTAACGCCTTTGACAGCTATAAGATGTTCGATCTGCTTTCGGAAACCGTTCTCGACAAGCGAACGCTGCTGATGATCGAAATCCATGATCTCTATAAATCCATTAACCATACCCGGACCATGGTCGGAGCTGCGCGGCTTTTTCACTCGCTGCACTCCCCTTTGGATTCCATCGATATTATCCATGCCAAGCAGGAATCACTCATGGAGCTTGAGGCAAACCATAAACTCCGGGACGCGGTTCATGATCTGATCGAAAAATTCAGCGACCAGGAAAAGGACCTCTTTAAGCTTCTCAATGTCAATTATCTTCCCATCTTTCCCTACCGCACCCTGAAAAGAGCCGTCAAGGCAATGGAAACCTTGATCTCCTCCGTGGAAAATATACCGCAGCCGGAAACCATCTACCTTGATTCTCTTGTCAAGATTATCAAGAATTACGGCAAAACTGAAGAGAGCCGTCTGGTCAGCAAACCCACTTTCAGGACCTTTGACGGCATCAAAACCCGGGATGAAAAACATTTCTACACCCCGGCTTTACGGTTCAGACCGGGCTGGCTGAGCTTTGGAGCCATTGCGCCATCGATTCCGTTGATTCTGTCCCTTGGCGCGGGCATTTTCGGCTTTATTGACTATGCTGTTGCAAAATCCCTGGTGCTGCTTACCGGCGGCGGCGTTCTTCTCGGCGGAGTATATGCCTTTCTGCTGAAACCCTTTATCGACGACGAATTGGCCATTCTTCCCATTCGCCAGCGGCTTATCAGTTCAGATTATTTCACTTCGACAATAGAGGCGGTTGCCTGTCTTGATGAACTGCTGTCATTCATCGCTTTCCAGGAAGGCATTCCCCACGACACAGTGATTCCCGAGATCACCAACCAGGAAAGGCATTATTTTGTTGCCAAAGACCTGATGAATCCGATAATTGCCAAAAACGACAAAAATTATGTGGGTAATGACGTAAATCTCGACGGGGTCGGCCTCACCTTTATTACCGGCCCGAACAGCGGCGGCAAAACAACCTTCTGTAAAACCATTGCCCAGAACCAGCTCCTGGGCCAGATCGGCTCGCCGATTGTAGCAAGTTCCGCACAGATGAACGTTGCAGACAAAATCGTCTATCAGGCGCCGGCCTTTGATTCCTTAAGCGACCCCGAGGGCAGGTTCGGCACCGAGCTCAAACGCACCAGAGATATCTTCTTTGACGTAACCCCGAAGAGTCTGGCCATTCTTGATGAAATTGCCGAAGGCACCACAATGCACGAGAGGCTGCCGGTTTCTGCGGCAATTTTAAACGGTTTTTATGCAAAGGTAACCAACACGATTCTGGTCACCCATAACTATGAACTGGTTGAAATGTTTCAGGAGATGAACCGCGGCCAGGCCCTGCAGGTTGAATTCAAGGACAACAAACCAACCCACCGGATTATTCCGGGGATTTCCAGGGACAGCCATGCGGAAATCGTTGTGAAGAAACTCGGATTCACCCCGGAAGACATCCAGCAGCATCTCCGGAAAAACGGTTATATCTGA
- a CDS encoding RNA-binding S4 domain-containing protein, with translation MIPITIHSETIKLGQMLKLATAVESGSHAKIVIQGGEVKVNGETETRRGRQLRHGDLVRFAGMEYTVQQAS, from the coding sequence ATGATCCCAATTACCATCCATTCAGAAACCATCAAACTCGGGCAAATGCTCAAACTTGCAACTGCTGTTGAAAGCGGCTCCCATGCCAAAATCGTCATCCAGGGCGGCGAGGTCAAGGTCAACGGTGAAACCGAGACCCGCCGGGGCCGTCAGCTCCGGCACGGCGATCTGGTGCGCTTTGCCGGCATGGAATATACCGTGCAGCAGGCCAGCTAA